A DNA window from Polyangium spumosum contains the following coding sequences:
- a CDS encoding glycosyl hydrolase family 28-related protein produces MPSDTRIRLVDSMVDLRSLTWKDGAAVILAGHAAPGDGGGGMFVWDADITTADDGGTLIVPNAMPRQGCWKRVFDRFEYSVKWFGARGDNIADDTIAIQNTIEAARHAASNPNTAASVLFPPGVYRVSDEIKGYGHLTLRGPTAAGVNGVAAATLITTTGFAANTTGSRAVIRAASRNVDNYGFSVENLGIRIATTRPNVIGVDFSSVWYGVVRGVAVLGNMTASPRQPMSVGSVGFLFSDADGLDADGAPIAAGRACFTNLVERTSAAGVTTGYRFLSAYGNSTLQTVTSFWVSDCHTGVWTHSIGNVGLTFRDGYLEAQGVQLSGRKSFKHTGGYPFVTLMNIQDEFFDAGSDLAYGNTFCSVGYRGEPPAAGTFEGVVTAYSLRRIVVGNEDDPGAGESEAKPLRPGVYKGARSLSFWAKLPANTELSDGENVFTYYSQITSSSEATPPPVLPDLYFTCHVSRDGGLKRPISWSGRAEMSLFPGTSTWFLTYRLSLYVNLPAGTTFQLPQDLVFYLETNQTTPASSRNRKVSGRD; encoded by the coding sequence ATGCCCAGCGATACCCGTATTCGTCTCGTCGATTCGATGGTGGACCTGAGGAGCCTCACCTGGAAGGACGGGGCCGCCGTCATATTGGCCGGTCACGCCGCCCCCGGCGATGGTGGCGGCGGGATGTTCGTCTGGGACGCAGACATCACCACCGCAGACGATGGTGGGACGCTCATCGTCCCGAACGCGATGCCCCGTCAGGGATGCTGGAAGCGCGTCTTCGACAGGTTCGAGTACTCGGTGAAGTGGTTCGGCGCGCGGGGCGACAACATCGCCGATGATACGATCGCCATTCAAAACACGATCGAGGCCGCCCGGCATGCCGCATCGAACCCGAACACCGCTGCGTCGGTCCTGTTTCCGCCGGGGGTCTACCGCGTCTCGGACGAGATCAAGGGATACGGCCACCTCACGCTGCGCGGCCCCACCGCGGCAGGCGTGAATGGCGTGGCGGCAGCGACGCTGATCACGACGACGGGCTTCGCGGCGAACACCACCGGCTCGAGGGCCGTCATCCGCGCCGCATCACGAAACGTGGACAATTACGGTTTCTCGGTGGAGAACCTCGGCATCCGGATCGCCACCACGCGACCGAACGTGATCGGCGTCGATTTTTCGAGCGTCTGGTACGGCGTCGTCCGCGGCGTCGCGGTGCTGGGAAACATGACGGCATCGCCGCGGCAGCCCATGTCGGTGGGATCGGTCGGCTTCTTGTTCTCCGACGCCGACGGCCTCGACGCGGACGGCGCGCCGATCGCCGCCGGACGCGCCTGCTTCACGAACCTCGTCGAGCGCACCAGCGCGGCGGGGGTGACGACCGGTTATCGATTCCTCTCCGCGTACGGAAACTCGACCCTGCAGACGGTCACGAGCTTCTGGGTCTCCGATTGCCACACCGGCGTCTGGACGCACAGCATCGGGAACGTGGGCCTGACCTTCCGCGACGGATATCTCGAAGCACAGGGCGTGCAGCTCTCGGGGCGGAAATCCTTCAAGCACACGGGTGGATACCCGTTCGTCACCCTGATGAACATCCAGGACGAGTTCTTCGACGCCGGGAGCGATCTCGCGTATGGCAACACGTTCTGCAGCGTCGGATATCGTGGGGAGCCGCCCGCCGCCGGGACCTTCGAGGGCGTGGTCACGGCCTACAGCCTCCGGCGCATCGTGGTCGGAAACGAGGACGATCCCGGGGCCGGCGAGAGCGAAGCCAAGCCCCTTCGTCCCGGGGTGTACAAGGGCGCGAGATCGCTCTCTTTCTGGGCCAAGCTCCCCGCGAATACCGAGCTCTCGGACGGGGAGAACGTCTTCACGTATTACTCGCAGATCACCTCGTCGAGCGAGGCGACGCCGCCGCCCGTGCTGCCGGACCTCTACTTCACCTGTCACGTCAGCCGGGACGGCGGGCTGAAGCGGCCCATCTCCTGGTCGGGGCGGGCAGAGATGTCCCTGTTCCCGGGGACCTCGACGTGGTTTCTGACGTACCGCCTCTCGTTGTACGTGAATCTGCCGGCGGGCACGACGTTCCAGCTCCCGCAGGACCTCGTCTTTTATCTCGAGACGAACCAGACCACGCCCGCGAGCAGTCGAAATCGCAAGGTGAGTGGCAGGGACTGA
- a CDS encoding acyl-CoA dehydrogenase, translated as MSHPPLTHLSEEETLFRDSVLDFAKKRVAPLVSEMDEKGALDPSLLPPLFELGLMGVEIPENYGGAGSSFFNAILAVEALAVVDPSVSVLVDVQNTLVANAVLRWANDAQKEKYLPRLCKDWVGSYALSESGSGSDAFALQARATQKDGRWVLNGRKLWITNANESSLFLVLANVDPSKGYRGITAFLVERGFPGFSVGKKENKLGIRASSTCELVLEDCEVPAENVLGEVGKGYKIAIETLNEGRIGIGAQMIGLAQGAFDQAMRYMGERKQFGQSIASFQGMQFQYARVATEIEAARLMVYNAARRKDAGLPFVKEAAMAKLFSSEVAERAASMCVEFFGGVGFTKEYPAEKFYRDAKIGKIYEGTSNMQLATIAKLLQSEYEAKG; from the coding sequence GTGTCGCATCCCCCGCTCACGCACCTGTCCGAGGAGGAGACGCTCTTCCGCGACTCGGTGCTCGATTTCGCGAAGAAGCGCGTCGCGCCGCTCGTCAGCGAGATGGACGAGAAAGGCGCGCTCGATCCCTCGCTCCTGCCTCCCCTCTTCGAGCTCGGCCTCATGGGCGTCGAGATCCCCGAGAACTACGGCGGCGCCGGCTCGAGCTTCTTCAACGCGATCCTCGCCGTCGAGGCGCTCGCCGTCGTCGACCCGAGCGTGAGCGTGCTCGTGGACGTGCAGAACACGCTCGTCGCGAACGCTGTGCTGCGCTGGGCGAACGACGCGCAGAAGGAGAAGTACCTGCCCCGCCTCTGCAAGGACTGGGTCGGCTCGTACGCGCTCAGCGAGTCGGGCAGCGGCTCCGACGCCTTCGCCCTGCAGGCCCGCGCGACGCAGAAGGACGGCCGCTGGGTGCTGAACGGTCGCAAGCTCTGGATCACGAACGCGAACGAGAGCTCGCTCTTCCTGGTCCTCGCGAACGTGGACCCGAGCAAGGGCTACCGCGGCATCACGGCCTTCCTGGTCGAGCGCGGCTTCCCTGGCTTCTCCGTGGGCAAGAAGGAGAACAAGCTCGGCATCCGCGCGTCGAGCACGTGCGAGCTCGTCCTCGAGGACTGCGAGGTCCCCGCGGAGAACGTGCTCGGCGAGGTCGGCAAGGGTTACAAGATCGCGATCGAGACGCTGAACGAGGGCCGCATCGGCATCGGCGCGCAGATGATCGGCCTGGCGCAGGGCGCCTTCGACCAGGCGATGCGGTACATGGGCGAGCGCAAGCAGTTCGGCCAGTCGATCGCGAGCTTCCAGGGCATGCAGTTCCAGTACGCCCGCGTCGCGACGGAGATCGAGGCCGCGCGGCTCATGGTCTACAACGCCGCGCGGCGCAAGGACGCGGGCCTGCCCTTCGTGAAGGAGGCGGCCATGGCGAAGCTGTTCTCGTCGGAGGTCGCCGAGCGCGCGGCGTCGATGTGCGTGGAGTTCTTCGGCGGCGTGGGCTTCACGAAGGAGTACCCCGCGGAGAAGTTCTACCGCGACGCGAAGATCGGCAAGATCTACGAGGGCACGTCGAACATGCAGCTCGCCACGATCGCGAAGCTCCTGCAGAGCGAGTACGAGGCGAAGGGATGA
- a CDS encoding superoxide dismutase family protein: MVERHFVLGATLAAALVHAGASRAEAKRAAATLHDAQGKDVGTVSLEETPNGVLIRGELAGLPPGAKGFHIHDKGACTPNFEAAGGHFNPTGAAHGFESKAGPHLGDLPNLHVPANGRVTVEVFARGVTLGEGPTSLVAGDGTAIVVHAGADDYETDPAGAAGARLACGVIRPSAK; the protein is encoded by the coding sequence ATGGTTGAACGGCATTTCGTGCTCGGCGCGACGCTCGCGGCGGCGCTCGTCCACGCAGGCGCTTCGCGCGCCGAGGCGAAGAGGGCCGCGGCCACGCTCCACGACGCCCAGGGAAAGGACGTGGGGACCGTGTCGCTCGAGGAGACGCCGAACGGCGTGCTCATCCGCGGCGAACTCGCGGGGTTGCCCCCCGGCGCCAAGGGGTTTCACATTCACGACAAGGGCGCCTGCACGCCGAACTTCGAGGCCGCGGGAGGCCATTTCAATCCGACGGGCGCGGCCCACGGCTTCGAAAGCAAGGCCGGCCCGCACCTCGGCGATTTGCCGAACCTCCACGTGCCGGCGAACGGGCGCGTGACGGTGGAGGTGTTCGCGCGCGGCGTGACGCTCGGCGAGGGGCCGACGAGCCTCGTCGCGGGCGACGGCACGGCCATCGTGGTGCACGCCGGCGCAGACGACTACGAGACCGATCCCGCGGGCGCAGCCGGCGCGCGGCTCGCCTGCGGCGTCATCCGGCCGAGCGCCAAGTAA
- a CDS encoding GDSL-type esterase/lipase family protein, with protein MRFPLAEKLLLAAFACLAGCAESASKPKSSPLAEKGPAPASASASAPDSASAPDSRRAYVVAAIGDSLTDARSHGGKFLDYLRERCPESRFDNFGIGGQMVNQMHRRFARDVLGEPPPSDKPAYTHVIVFGGVNDLYSDETAFRTPKLIQGDLAGMYALAKGRKMQVVAMTVAPWGGFSRYWNDKRAAATAQVNDWIRARKLAGEVDHVVDAFALLSCGNPNRLCPEYEAPFKDGLHFGPKGHEKLGETLHREVFADCR; from the coding sequence ATGCGTTTTCCCCTCGCCGAGAAGCTCCTTCTCGCCGCTTTTGCCTGCCTTGCCGGCTGCGCGGAGAGCGCCTCCAAGCCGAAGAGCTCGCCCCTCGCGGAGAAGGGCCCCGCGCCCGCGTCCGCCTCCGCTTCGGCCCCCGATTCCGCTTCGGCCCCCGATTCCCGTCGCGCCTACGTCGTCGCGGCCATCGGCGATTCTCTCACGGATGCCCGCTCCCACGGCGGGAAATTCCTCGATTACCTGCGCGAGCGTTGCCCCGAGAGCCGATTCGACAATTTTGGCATCGGCGGACAGATGGTGAACCAGATGCACCGGCGCTTCGCGCGTGACGTGCTCGGCGAGCCTCCGCCCTCGGACAAACCCGCTTACACGCACGTCATCGTCTTCGGCGGCGTGAACGATCTCTACAGCGACGAGACGGCCTTCCGCACGCCGAAGCTCATCCAGGGCGACCTCGCGGGCATGTACGCCCTCGCCAAAGGGCGCAAGATGCAGGTCGTCGCGATGACCGTCGCGCCCTGGGGTGGTTTTTCCCGGTACTGGAACGACAAACGCGCCGCGGCCACGGCCCAGGTGAACGACTGGATCCGCGCGCGCAAGCTCGCGGGCGAGGTCGATCACGTGGTCGACGCCTTCGCGCTGCTCTCGTGTGGCAACCCGAACCGGCTCTGCCCCGAATACGAGGCGCCGTTCAAGGACGGCCTGCATTTCGGCCCGAAGGGGCACGAGAAGCTCGGCGAAACGCTCCACCGCGAGGTGTTCGCCGATTGCAGGTAG
- a CDS encoding CBS domain-containing protein: MNDATTQRQPRRSHGTRVREIMTRKVVTIQEHECVALAEQLMAQGGIRHLPVMRGEALVGLVGDRDILGLVSDGPLLDMPVRDVMAAPVETTGPDEGVDEASARMAARRIDCLPVLEDGRLVGILTSTDVLAERGRLAHKGAAGPTPLPLARDVMHRRVMTIRSDLPLREAIQVLVGSGQRHLPVVNEVGRAVGMFGDRELRASVGDAAAMLNGDDAALDVEGKVVSEVMRPGALTVPQDASVIEIADKILDERQMALCVLDTSERIVGIISYVDVLAALVGRKAREVKAP; this comes from the coding sequence ATGAACGACGCGACGACCCAGAGGCAACCCAGGCGCTCCCATGGCACGCGGGTGCGGGAGATCATGACGCGCAAGGTCGTGACCATTCAGGAACACGAATGCGTGGCCCTCGCCGAGCAGTTGATGGCCCAGGGGGGCATTCGCCATCTGCCCGTGATGCGCGGCGAGGCGCTCGTCGGCCTCGTCGGCGATCGAGACATCCTCGGGTTGGTCTCCGACGGTCCCCTGCTCGACATGCCCGTGCGCGACGTCATGGCCGCTCCCGTCGAGACGACCGGGCCGGACGAGGGCGTCGACGAGGCGAGCGCCCGGATGGCGGCGCGCCGCATCGATTGCCTCCCCGTGCTCGAAGACGGCAGGCTCGTGGGCATCTTGACGAGCACCGACGTCCTCGCCGAACGGGGACGGCTCGCGCACAAGGGCGCGGCCGGCCCGACGCCCCTACCCCTGGCGCGCGACGTCATGCACCGCCGCGTGATGACGATCCGCAGCGATCTGCCGCTCCGCGAGGCCATCCAGGTGCTCGTCGGCTCGGGGCAACGTCATTTGCCCGTCGTCAACGAGGTGGGGCGCGCGGTCGGGATGTTCGGCGATCGGGAGCTCCGCGCCTCGGTCGGCGACGCGGCTGCCATGCTGAATGGGGACGACGCGGCGCTCGACGTCGAGGGCAAGGTGGTCAGCGAGGTCATGCGGCCGGGCGCGCTGACGGTCCCGCAGGACGCCTCCGTCATCGAGATCGCCGACAAGATCCTCGACGAACGGCAGATGGCGCTCTGCGTGCTCGACACGTCCGAGCGCATCGTCGGCATCATCAGCTACGTCGACGTCCTCGCGGCGCTCGTCGGGCGCAAGGCGCGCGAGGTGAAGGCGCCGTAG
- a CDS encoding nitric-oxide reductase large subunit: MQPTARPEKKSPFRGLWLTLATVILASFAVLGYYGWQIHQKAPPLPARVVADDGAVLYTQSDIQDGQNVWQSMGGQEVGSIWGHGGYQAPDWSADWLHRESTHLADSIARAEHGAAFDTLDPVKRAGVQAMVQAELRTNTYDPATGDLRISSRRAAAIKATASHYDGLFGADTSLASLREAYAIPTNSVPDVERRRMMNAFFFWASWSCVTERVGEPVTYTNNWPPDELVGNRVTAPIVIWSIVSFVLLLAGIGGMVWYFAAKQHEEEPPPSLLPGRDPLLQLQATPSMKATVKYFWVAAALFILQVGLGAVTAHYTVEGTGFYGIPLAEILPYAVTRTWHIQLAIFWIATTWLATGLFMAPAVGGDEPRYQRAGVNFLFVCLLIIVVGSLGGTWYSTRQRMGLEASFWFGHQGLEYTDIGRFWQIFLFVGLVLWLVLMVRALMPALRRKDDQRPLVGLFLLSSLGIAMFYAAGLMWGRHSHLSMVEYWRWWVVHLWVEGFFEVFATVIIAFLFVRLGLARPRAASRAVLFSTIIFLSGGVIGTFHHLYFSGTPTAVLALGAVFSALEVVPLSLIGFEAYSNLRLVHLRPWVQSYKWPIYFFVAVAFWNLVGAGLFGFMINPPIALYYMQGLNTTPVHGHTALFGVYGMLGIGLMLFCLRGLFARFAWKTGVIAFAFWAINIGLGLMAIVSLLPVGVMQAIASVEHGMWYARSAEFLQTPVMEKLRWSRVLGDTIFATGILALGYFLLGLVTGWSLVKQEAPKEGTSTPPPPLDDAPPMSLPPNTLRGAS; encoded by the coding sequence ATGCAGCCGACTGCACGACCTGAAAAAAAGAGTCCGTTCCGAGGGCTGTGGCTCACGCTCGCGACCGTCATCCTGGCGTCCTTCGCAGTGCTCGGGTACTACGGGTGGCAGATTCATCAAAAAGCGCCTCCGCTGCCGGCGCGCGTCGTCGCGGACGACGGCGCGGTGCTCTACACGCAGAGCGACATCCAGGATGGCCAGAACGTCTGGCAATCCATGGGCGGGCAGGAGGTGGGATCGATCTGGGGGCACGGCGGTTATCAGGCCCCCGATTGGTCCGCGGACTGGCTGCACCGCGAGAGCACCCACCTCGCCGACAGCATCGCTCGGGCCGAACACGGGGCGGCCTTCGATACACTCGACCCCGTGAAACGCGCCGGCGTGCAGGCCATGGTGCAGGCCGAGCTCCGCACGAACACGTACGACCCCGCGACCGGGGATCTGCGTATCTCGTCGCGCCGCGCCGCCGCCATCAAGGCCACGGCGAGCCATTACGATGGGCTGTTCGGCGCGGACACGTCGCTCGCCTCGCTGCGCGAGGCGTACGCGATCCCCACGAACAGCGTGCCCGACGTCGAGCGGCGTCGCATGATGAACGCCTTCTTCTTCTGGGCCTCGTGGTCCTGCGTGACCGAGCGCGTGGGCGAGCCCGTCACCTACACCAACAACTGGCCCCCCGACGAGCTCGTGGGCAACCGCGTGACCGCGCCGATCGTGATCTGGTCGATCGTGAGCTTCGTCCTGCTGCTCGCCGGCATCGGCGGGATGGTATGGTATTTCGCGGCGAAGCAACACGAAGAGGAGCCACCTCCGTCGCTGCTCCCCGGCCGTGATCCCTTGCTGCAGCTCCAGGCCACGCCCTCGATGAAGGCCACGGTCAAGTATTTCTGGGTCGCCGCGGCGCTCTTCATCTTGCAGGTCGGCCTCGGGGCCGTGACGGCCCATTACACCGTGGAGGGGACCGGGTTTTACGGCATCCCGCTCGCGGAGATCCTGCCTTATGCCGTCACGCGGACCTGGCACATCCAGCTCGCGATCTTCTGGATCGCGACGACCTGGCTCGCGACCGGCCTCTTCATGGCGCCGGCCGTGGGCGGCGACGAACCGCGCTACCAGCGCGCCGGCGTCAATTTCCTCTTCGTCTGCCTGCTCATCATCGTCGTCGGCTCCCTGGGTGGGACCTGGTATTCGACGCGGCAGCGCATGGGGCTCGAGGCGAGCTTCTGGTTCGGCCACCAGGGCCTCGAATACACGGACATCGGCCGGTTCTGGCAGATCTTCCTCTTCGTGGGCCTCGTCCTCTGGCTCGTCCTGATGGTGCGCGCGCTCATGCCCGCGCTCCGGCGCAAGGACGACCAGCGGCCCCTCGTCGGCCTCTTCTTGCTCTCGTCCCTCGGCATCGCGATGTTTTATGCCGCGGGCCTCATGTGGGGCCGCCACTCGCACCTCTCCATGGTCGAGTACTGGCGCTGGTGGGTCGTGCACCTCTGGGTCGAGGGCTTCTTCGAGGTCTTCGCGACCGTGATCATCGCCTTCCTCTTCGTCCGGCTCGGCCTCGCCAGGCCCCGCGCCGCGAGCCGCGCCGTGCTCTTCTCGACGATCATCTTCCTGAGCGGCGGCGTCATCGGCACGTTCCACCACCTCTACTTCTCGGGCACGCCCACCGCCGTCCTCGCGCTCGGCGCCGTGTTCAGCGCGCTCGAGGTCGTGCCGCTCTCGCTCATCGGGTTCGAGGCCTACAGCAACCTGCGGCTCGTGCACCTGCGCCCCTGGGTCCAGAGCTACAAGTGGCCCATTTACTTCTTCGTCGCCGTGGCGTTCTGGAACCTCGTCGGCGCGGGCCTCTTCGGCTTCATGATCAACCCCCCGATCGCGCTTTATTACATGCAGGGGCTGAACACGACGCCCGTGCACGGGCACACGGCCCTCTTCGGCGTCTACGGCATGCTGGGCATCGGCCTCATGCTCTTCTGCCTCCGCGGCCTCTTCGCGCGGTTCGCCTGGAAGACCGGCGTCATCGCCTTCGCGTTCTGGGCCATCAACATCGGCCTCGGCCTGATGGCGATCGTGAGCCTCTTGCCGGTCGGCGTCATGCAAGCCATCGCCAGCGTGGAGCACGGGATGTGGTACGCCCGCTCGGCCGAGTTCCTCCAGACGCCCGTGATGGAGAAGCTCCGGTGGTCGCGTGTCCTCGGCGATACCATCTTCGCCACGGGGATCCTCGCCCTCGGATACTTCCTCCTCGGCCTCGTGACCGGCTGGTCGCTCGTGAAGCAAGAGGCCCCGAAAGAGGGGACCTCGACCCCGCCGCCTCCGCTCGACGACGCCCCTCCCATGAGCCTGCCGCCGAACACGCTGCGCGGCGCGTCCTGA
- a CDS encoding amidase has protein sequence MTYDLKTAHAPRMTGLALEAAALALENPATGHLIGQKLLKDLGILDLRVTALHEAPSVAPDLPRPASLTAQAAPPPDLDALARLAPKTTGFAFESAADFVAAYREGRSDPVKVAERFLEAAQRLDGGERPLRVFIERNADRLLAAARESRERYRSGAPRGPLDGVPVSIKDELDVEGYHTTVGTRIFRDRAGEDATTVRRLREAGALILGKVNMHEIGIDTSGFNAHHGTPTNPYAPGHYTGGSSSGSGASVAAGFCPISLGADGGGSIRIPAALCGVVGLKATWSRISEHGAFPLCASVGHVGPLGATVRDVALAYALIAGPDPRDPNSLHQPPPHLEGLGRDDLEGVRIGVYRPWFEHATPEIVRAAEGALDIFRARGARVVEVEIPELDRARVAQGITILCEMASCMARYDAEHRRSFSLGVRINLAIGRALTGVDYVQSQKVRARFSRHLARVFEAVDVLVTPTTALTAPRIAEDVLPRGESNLDVTSGLMRFVFPANLTGNPAISVPGGYGASGHPIGIQLMGRPWEEHLLLRMGEVLERAVPRRAPSIHVRLLDGA, from the coding sequence ATGACGTACGATCTCAAGACCGCCCATGCCCCCCGCATGACCGGCCTCGCGCTCGAAGCCGCAGCGCTCGCCCTCGAAAACCCGGCCACGGGGCACCTCATCGGGCAGAAGCTCCTGAAGGACCTCGGCATCCTGGATCTCCGGGTCACCGCCCTCCACGAGGCGCCCTCCGTCGCGCCGGACCTGCCGCGCCCCGCGAGCCTCACGGCCCAGGCCGCGCCGCCCCCGGACCTCGATGCCCTCGCGCGTTTGGCCCCGAAAACAACCGGATTCGCCTTCGAGTCGGCCGCGGACTTCGTCGCCGCCTACCGCGAAGGCCGCTCCGATCCGGTGAAGGTCGCCGAGCGTTTCCTCGAAGCCGCCCAGCGCCTCGACGGCGGCGAGCGTCCGCTCCGGGTGTTCATCGAGCGAAATGCCGATCGCCTGCTCGCCGCCGCGCGGGAGTCCCGCGAGCGATATCGCAGCGGCGCGCCGAGAGGCCCGCTCGACGGCGTCCCCGTCTCGATCAAGGACGAGCTCGACGTCGAGGGATATCACACCACCGTGGGCACGCGGATCTTCCGGGACCGGGCCGGCGAGGACGCCACCACGGTCCGCCGCCTGCGCGAGGCCGGCGCGTTGATCCTCGGCAAGGTCAACATGCACGAGATCGGCATCGACACCTCGGGGTTCAATGCCCACCACGGCACCCCGACGAACCCTTATGCGCCGGGCCATTACACCGGCGGATCGTCGAGCGGCTCGGGCGCCAGCGTGGCGGCGGGGTTTTGCCCCATTTCCCTGGGCGCCGACGGCGGCGGCTCGATCCGCATCCCGGCCGCGCTCTGCGGCGTCGTCGGGCTCAAGGCCACCTGGAGCCGCATCAGCGAGCACGGCGCCTTTCCCCTGTGCGCGAGCGTCGGCCACGTCGGCCCCCTCGGCGCCACGGTGCGCGACGTCGCGCTCGCGTATGCCCTCATCGCCGGCCCCGATCCCAGGGATCCGAATTCGCTCCATCAGCCCCCGCCCCACCTCGAAGGCCTCGGCCGGGACGACCTCGAGGGCGTGCGGATCGGCGTCTACCGCCCCTGGTTCGAGCATGCCACGCCCGAGATCGTCCGCGCCGCCGAGGGCGCGCTCGACATCTTCCGCGCCCGGGGCGCGCGTGTCGTCGAGGTCGAGATCCCCGAGCTCGACCGCGCCCGCGTCGCGCAGGGCATCACCATTCTCTGCGAGATGGCCTCGTGCATGGCGCGATACGACGCCGAGCACCGGCGATCGTTCAGCCTCGGCGTGCGGATCAACCTGGCGATCGGTCGAGCGCTCACGGGCGTCGATTACGTGCAATCCCAGAAGGTGCGCGCCCGTTTTTCCCGGCACCTCGCCCGCGTGTTCGAGGCCGTGGACGTCCTCGTCACGCCGACGACCGCGCTCACGGCGCCGCGTATCGCCGAGGACGTGCTCCCGCGCGGCGAGAGCAACCTCGATGTGACGAGCGGGCTCATGCGGTTCGTGTTTCCTGCCAACCTCACCGGCAACCCGGCGATCAGCGTGCCCGGCGGGTATGGCGCGAGCGGGCACCCGATCGGCATTCAGCTCATGGGGCGCCCCTGGGAGGAGCACCTCCTCTTGCGGATGGGCGAGGTGCTCGAGCGAGCCGTCCCGCGGAGGGCGCCGTCGATCCACGTGCGGCTGCTCGACGGGGCCTGA
- a CDS encoding FtsX-like permease family protein, giving the protein MEPAPLPRSRPRLGPLLFLARKSLLGSRFTFALLVVAVAAGAGFQIPNTANLAGFSEALLEEELRHGPGDVRVEPRDGRPFEDGAAAAARVAEAAETGVRASIPVLVLPGAVGKGGRFHNALAYGYDFPGDPAVRPFHLSEGELLARGDTKGVVLGSSLATRLGVKVGDTVDLRVILGGPPAAAADPTATSLMTVRGIASGSAGAYRSVFLDRASLAERTGAPAVASAVHLHLDDHFAAAALAPRLEARLPEARAVDWQKDDPFVTNYLAANRTINSLSYAMVVAAITIPVWALFHIHVLGRRREIGILAALGFSRREVFGLFLLQALVVALAGLTAGAALGYGMLLYFQAHPIFSWEALVVRPVITAAVLAGPCLVVLATTLLAGSVPAFRAARTDPAPVLRRID; this is encoded by the coding sequence GTGGAGCCCGCCCCGCTGCCGCGCTCGCGCCCTCGCCTCGGGCCGCTGCTCTTCCTCGCACGCAAGAGCCTGCTCGGGAGCCGCTTCACGTTCGCCCTGCTCGTCGTCGCCGTCGCCGCGGGCGCGGGGTTCCAGATCCCCAACACGGCGAACCTCGCCGGCTTCAGCGAGGCCCTGCTCGAAGAGGAGCTCCGTCACGGGCCCGGCGACGTGCGCGTCGAGCCCCGGGACGGGCGCCCCTTCGAGGACGGCGCAGCCGCCGCCGCGCGGGTCGCCGAGGCCGCCGAGACGGGCGTCCGCGCCAGCATCCCGGTCCTCGTCCTGCCCGGCGCCGTCGGCAAGGGCGGGCGGTTCCACAACGCGCTCGCCTACGGCTACGATTTCCCCGGCGATCCCGCGGTCCGACCGTTCCACCTCTCGGAGGGCGAGCTACTCGCGCGTGGCGACACGAAGGGCGTCGTCCTCGGCAGCTCGCTCGCCACGCGGCTCGGCGTGAAGGTCGGCGACACGGTCGACCTGCGCGTGATCCTCGGCGGACCACCCGCCGCCGCCGCCGATCCGACGGCCACCTCCCTCATGACCGTCCGCGGCATCGCCTCGGGCAGCGCCGGCGCCTACCGCAGCGTCTTCCTCGACCGCGCCTCCCTCGCCGAGCGTACGGGCGCGCCCGCCGTGGCCTCCGCCGTGCACCTCCACCTCGACGACCACTTCGCCGCCGCGGCCCTCGCCCCGCGCCTCGAAGCCCGCCTCCCCGAGGCTCGCGCCGTCGACTGGCAAAAGGACGACCCCTTCGTCACGAACTACCTCGCCGCCAACCGGACCATCAACAGCCTCTCCTACGCCATGGTCGTCGCGGCGATCACCATCCCGGTCTGGGCCCTCTTCCACATCCACGTCCTCGGCCGGCGCCGCGAGATCGGCATCCTCGCCGCCCTCGGCTTCTCGCGCCGCGAGGTCTTTGGCCTCTTCTTGCTCCAGGCCCTCGTCGTCGCCCTCGCCGGGCTCACGGCGGGCGCCGCGCTCGGCTACGGGATGCTGCTCTATTTCCAGGCCCACCCCATCTTCTCGTGGGAGGCGCTCGTGGTTCGTCCCGTCATCACGGCTGCCGTCCTCGCCGGGCCCTGCCTCGTGGTCCTCGCCACCACCTTGCTCGCCGGCAGCGTCCCGGCCTTCCGCGCGGCCCGGACCGACCCGGCGCCCGTCCTGCGCAGGATCGACTGA